One Gossypium raimondii isolate GPD5lz chromosome 3, ASM2569854v1, whole genome shotgun sequence genomic window carries:
- the LOC105794702 gene encoding non-functional NADPH-dependent codeinone reductase 2, translated as MDGCLEASLSPLSIPEYVLGCSGRRMPLLGFGTAASPPVGSQLTKTAILQAIELGYRHFDTASLYGTEQPLGEAILEAIAVGLIKSRDELFITSKLWCSDAHGELVLPALQRSLKNLRLEHLDLYLIHWPVSSKPGIYEFPIKREDFLAMDFKAVWKAMEDCQRLGLTKSIGVSNFSCKKLGDILAFAKIPPAVNQVELNPLWQQKKLREFCKANGILLTAYAPLGAQGTIWGSNRVLECELLKEIAKQKGKTVAQICLRWAYEQGIGILVKSFNKDRMKSNLEIFNWSLSQEDVKKINDIPQSRLCSGQDYISKYGPFNTTQELWDGEI; from the exons ATGGATGGCTGTTTGGAGGCATCCCTTTCCCCTTTGAGTATTCCAGAATACGTTTTGGGTTGCAGTGGCAGGCGAATGCCGCTTTTGGGTTTCGGCACTGCTGCTTCTCCGCCCGTCGGATCACAACTTACCAAGACCGCCATTCTCCAAGCCATTGAACTTGGTTACCGGCACTTTGATACAGCAAGTTTATACGGGACAGAGCAACCACTGGGTGAAGCAATTCTAGAAGCAATTGCAGTTGGGTTAATTAAATCTAGAGATGAACTCTTCATCACTTCCAAGCTCTGGTGCAGTGATGCCCATGGGGAACTTGTCCTTCCTGCCCTTCAGAGGAGCTTAAA AAATCTGAGGTTGGAGCATCTTGATCTCTATCTCATTCACTGGCCAGTAAGTTCAAAGCCAGGGATTTATGAGTTTCCAATAAAGCGGGAAGATTTCCTGGCGATGGATTTCAAGGCAGTATGGAAAGCTATGGAAGATTGTCAAAGGCTTGGTCTTACAAAGTCTATTGGAGTTAGCAATTTTTCCTGTAAAAAGTTGGGTGACATCCTTGCCTTTGCTAAAATCCCTCCAGCTGTTAACCAG GTGGAATTGAACCCACTGTGGCAACAAAAGAAGCTAAGAGAGTTTTGCAAGGCTAATGGTATCCTGTTGACTGCTTATGCTCCACTGGGAGCCCAAGGTACCATTTGGGGCAGCAATAGAGTTTTGGAGTGTGAATTGCTCAAGGAAATCGCTAAGCAAAAAGGGAAGACAGTTGCTCAG ATTTGTTTGAGATGGGCCTACGAACAAGGGATCGGCATATTGGTGAAGAGCTTCAACAAGGACAGGATGAAAAGCAACCTTGAGATATTCAACTGGTCATTGAGTCAAGAGGATGTGAAAAAGATCAATGATATCCCGCAAAGCAGGCTTTGTAGTGGACAAGATTATATCTCCAAATATGGGCCTTTCAACACTACACAGGAACTTTGGGATGGAGAAATTTGA